From Malus sylvestris chromosome 1, drMalSylv7.2, whole genome shotgun sequence:
tagaatgcAATTTCATGAACAACGTTTGGCTCCTTACATATAAATGCAAATCACAATCTGATAGAACAACTTATGCACGCATGTCAAACCGTGATTTTATGTATAAACATGATCATTCTCACATGAGAGGAGCCAAGTGTTTTTTCCTGATTTTCAAATTATGAGAAACTGAATAAGTTTATTTACTTTACCTGCATAAGCAAGGACTGCTTCTCCTCCTTCAAAGATTCAAACCGACATGCTAACTTGTCATAATCTTCTCTGAGACTTCTCAAGTCCCGCTCCATCTGTTTCGACTTCCATCTAGCTCTTCTGTTCTGAAACCATATGGCAACCTGGCGAGGCTGCAGCCCAAGCTCTCTTGCCAATTGCACCTTCCTCCTCGGCTCGAGCTTCGAGTCTGCTTCGAATATAGACTCCAACAAACTGATTTGTTCGTCGCTAAATCGCCTCGTGTTTGTGCCCttgttcttcttccttttcgTCGCGAACTGCGGCTCTGGGCCGCTCACATAATCCAAGTTTTCTTCTTCATAGCACTCCTCTTTCCTCCTTTCCATGACTCTGATTCTCGGTTTTCAGTCCGATCTTGGACTTGATTGATATCGACTTGAAATGTTCTCGACAATTGTTGAAATATTAAGTAACGTTAAATTTATAAGTGGATGTGGCTTAGGAATCTTGGTAACGATGTGAGCTTCTAGCATATATAGTAAGGGTTGAAGAGTCTATCTTCTCACTCACGCGGTTGCTTTCTTATAATTGGAAGTTGTTGATTGATAGGTTATCGTAGGCTAAACCAATGGTGTTAGCTAGCGTAAGCCACCCTTCATTTCATAATTTCTTGCCTTGTGGACCTCTCCAattcgagaaatttttcagtatgcCGAAAATACAGTTTGATACACCAAGTATCGTAATGCAAattgttagattttttttaagtatccaatcacttagtgtaTCAGACTGTGTTcttagaaaattgaaaattttatccTGTTCACTgttatctttctttctttcccatCTCTAGAAATACCAGTGTATGTATGTTTCTTGCATGCACAAAGCACACAATTTTGGCttgttttgtgctttttttGGGTGGAAATAATGAGAAAAAGTAGATGCATTACACAATCTACAGGATTTGAAAAGAAGAAACTTGAACTTGGGTTGCTTGTTTAGGTGTCGATTTGTAGTCCGTAGATGATGTCCCAATTGCCATTCACGTACCATATATACTTTTTGCTTTTTGACAATGAGCACCCAATAATacaaggacaaggattgtctgccatcCTACTTTCAATGCCCTTCAGTgtccttctgttttgtgtgatcacgattaagccacgtcaacattttatattgttttttttatgaagataataagataaaaatgaatagtaatataaaatgttgagttggcttaaccgtgaccacacaaacagaagggtACCGGAAggcaccggaagtgggagggcCGACAATCCTTGTCTATAACACAAACACTAGTGTtctattaatttttcaattcaattatgATAAAATCTTGTCCGTCACCTGTGATACTATTTACAACCGATGAAACTGCATAATCTCTCGACTGccatattatttaatttgtctAAATCATAGGCATAAAAAAGTTGGCACTCGCAAAATCGTACATCAAAAGATTAATATATAGAAGATTTGTAATTTAACGGTGCATATTTCAtctatcattatttttttatatactttttgaCAATAGGAAACACCAACAATTCAAATACTCATGCCTTTTTCTTGACTCTTGAGTGCAACATATATTTACAACGTGGTAAACACTTACATCAAAAGATTAATATATAGAAGATTTGTAATTTAACGGTGCATATTTCATTtgtcattatttttttatatactttttgaCAATAGGAAACACCAACAATTCAAATACTCATGCCTTTTTCTTGACTCTTGAGTGCAACATATATTTACAACTTGGTAAAATCTTATCGTCAAATATGTACAACTAATGACATGGCAAAACCTCTAGACCATAAAATGTATTAACTCGCATATTATTcatattaaaaaactaaaagtaaTGTGACTAAGTATGACTTGCATGATGAAACATAATATACaaatatttcactttcaaaAATATCTAACATGTCTATAGAAAATTGATGGTCGCACATATGGCAAGTTTTGGTTAATATTCAATTGTGTCATGAGTTGTATATGGTCGTGTAAGATAGGATGATGGCAACTTTAGATGAAGATAAAATTGCGTCGCCTAATGCCGACAAACGAAAGGATCGGTTTCAATACACTTGTCAAGTTAAATCAAAAGGAGAAAGCAAAGGCCAATGCTTTTTCAATAAAAGCCAATCATATCGGTGGGGCTTTCTGCACTGATGTCTCTCACTCCTCCATTTTGTTTGGTTTCTAGTGCTTAGTTTCATCCTACTCAATCGATGCGTCCATTTTCTATATGGCTAGGTCCAGTGTCTTTCAGGGTTCCATGGTTGGTGTGGTGTCCTCTCCAGACTCCCATGAGACGTGCTCACTCCtctcaaattcatgcatgcctTTTGGGATTAGGTCACACTTGCACGCCACGGGAGCACTTTATCGTTTACAATGTGGCAAGAAATAAAAGG
This genomic window contains:
- the LOC126625082 gene encoding homeobox-leucine zipper protein ATHB-7-like, with translation MERRKEECYEEENLDYVSGPEPQFATKRKKNKGTNTRRFSDEQISLLESIFEADSKLEPRRKVQLARELGLQPRQVAIWFQNRRARWKSKQMERDLRSLREDYDKLACRFESLKEEKQSLLMQLQKLNDLVGTSRDGAPTEDSLMNQTADGSSYKDGNCETTAQVRLEEELERRGVIDSHTSNDVGGEYGDERHDELLKIGQLDASATPQELHRLDSGSILFDPSRCNLHWLNFWA